The genome window ACAGTGCTCAAGCCCCGTGTTTCCACACTGGAAACACTGGGAGCCATCACTGCCTGCAGCGTGAGCTCACATCTGCAGCATGGCTCCGCATGTGATGCTCCCCCCGCCCAGAGCAGAAGGATCATGTCATGCTCTGGGCCAGCTGCCTTTGCAATTTGCTCCCGTAGAACCTAACCTATCTGGAGCTACAGAAACCACAATCAACTACAAAAAGCAGCACGTTTTGTCCTGTTCCCAGCAAGAAACTCTCAGCATTCCGGCTCCCCCTCCTTCATCAAACACAGGAAGCTCAGCTGAATGGAGCTGCTTGTTCCTCACTTCAGCCCAGGGCAAATGTCACAGGTTAGTTTCTGCGCAGGCAACACTGTCTCCAATCCTCTGCCACACATCTTCTGTGATCATTAAAGCTCTTGGAAGATCACAGCACAATGGCTGTGTGACAAGGGTGAGATAATGAGCAATGGATGGCACCTCTGCAAGGCTTGAGCCCGCAGCTCCGTGGACGTGTCCCCTGGCTGTAACactgctcttgctgcttctcGTCCATCTCCCACAGCCAAGGAGACATGGGGGGATGCTtcacccagctgtgccagcctgtgAAGTACCAGCATAGCAATGCTCTTTGCAATTTAAATGTACCCAAAAATAGCGCCGAGGTTCTGAAGCACTTGAGGTGAGTAATTCCCATTTCCAAGGACACCTTCCTGGACACTGCAGCCAGCGCTCCCGCAGCCAGCAGATGCTTCCCTTCCCTTACACCCCTGGCCCCCGTGGAAGCTACTCACAAGGTGTCGGATTCCATTCCAGGTGTGGTAGGAGAAGGGAAAAGTCAGAGCGAACTTAGCAGAGTAGATCAGAGCAGGCCCCAGGCTGAGCGACTTCACCATGGCCAGGTAGTGGGGAAATTGTtctgggagcaggagggcagCCAGACCAAAGAGGGAGACTCCTGAGAAAGACAAAGCCTGCACGTCAAGCCAGCATAAGCGTTTCCAACCCCTCActgcctgcagagccccaggCCACCTTTGTGTCTCTGGTTTGGTGACATGGCCTGAATCACCATCAGCTCACTGAAGGCCTgtagaggaaggaggagggagaagggttTGCCCATCTGGCAGCACTGTGAAAACATACCCTGCGGGGGGTGCTGAGGACTCAAACTGGGGCAACAACGCCTTGAACCTGGGTCCTGCATTACTCATACAACACCCAAACTGGTGTGAGCTCATGCAATTACAGCCAAACCAGCCCAAATTTGAGGTTAAAGGACAATTAAGTTTGGAAAACATAAGGCGGCAGCTCTTCAGCAAAAATCCCATCTCGGGACAGAAAGCCTTCTGCTGCCAGCCACCAACATGGGCAGCAATCTAGCCAGGCTGCTTCAGTGGGGACCAGCGAGGGAACCAGCAAAGAGGCAGTCTGACATGTGTGGCTGTGCTAACTGCAGGAGCTGTAGCAGCTTCTCCTCCCCATTTCTACGCCAAGAGGGTATATCCAGATGGTGCCAAAAGAATGGGAACGATTGCAGCCAGCAGTCAGCCAAGTCGCGATTCACCCTCCGCTCAATAGCGCCTGATTACACTGCAGCACGCTAGCTTGAGCGCCTTGGCTGgggccagtgctggcagcacaaGTCAACCAGCTGCTTCCTCACTCAGCCACTTATCTCCTCAATGGCCTTTGTGTTCGCCTTGCAAGAAGCACAGGAAGTCAGAGGCTCCTGTAAATTAAGGCCTTGACAGAGAAGAGTTGAAcacttctccctccttctggctgctgagctgtggaTGACAAAGTGATGTTCCTTCCTGCTCGATCAGCCTAAGAAGGGGACGATTCCCCCGCCGGCAGGTGGTACATCAGAGCGGAAAGGCAACAGTGAACCTGCCAGTTTGGCCCACCTGAGAGCAAGCTGGATGGGGACTGCAGCCCGTGGGCCAGGCACGTCCCAAGCTCCTGGTGATAAGATCCCAAAGTGGGGTgatgccagcacagctgccacgCAATGCTCTGGATTTGGGCACGGAGCAAGCACACAGCCACCCCAGGAGCCAGCTGGGCTCACAGTGTGCATGCAGGCAAAGTCACCTTGCTGCGCTCAGAGTGGGCAGCTgtcagctgctctcctgcagaGGATTCATGCCACTCTTCATGAGGCAGAGCTGGGCGTAAGGTGGCTGGCCTGGGAGCAGCAAAGCCAAGCTCTCACCAGGGCTGCACTGTATAGGAGCAGGAGGGAACGTGGGTGCCCTTCTCTTGAAGCCCAACTCCCAGGCCCTCACGGGAGGCCTGGCtgagggcaggctgcagccctcGCTGCTCCCTCTCACTCTGTCGAGTGAGCATAAGTCCTCAGTTCTGCACATCTTTTCTGAGTCCCTTCACACTCTGATCTTCTGCAAACACCAACCCGCCTCCCCCCATGCAACAGGGAGCTACCAGAGAAGCACCTTCCTGCTGCCATGAGAGGGcattaatggaaataaaacGGCCTCTCACAGTTAGATGTGCTATCACTTAGTCAAACCATGCAAACATAACTGGAGGGTCAAAACAGCTGGGGGGAgttttgctgctggtgctgccttcTCCCCCACTGGCATCTCAGGGAACACAGCAGCCACTCCCAGGAAGCTGAAAAACCCCACCTGTGCTAACAAAattctcccagctctgcctgcccatcTGCCTTTCCCTCACACAGTGTCTCCTGTAAGGATAAACCAGCAAAAAACCGCCACGGAAGAGAAGGGCTGAGAACTAGAGCAGCTGGTCAGCCTTTTTCCAGACTGGGGGAGGCCCAGAAGAAAGCAGCCAGGCCAAGCTAAGTGCTGCAAAGGCTTCAAAGGCTTTTACATACAGGGGAGCATCGCTGCCTCTGCAGGACTGGAGCCACTCGCACCCCAAGAGGACTCAGGGACAGAGAAATGGGGACAGGGAGATATTTAGGGgatggagaaaggcagagaacaaAGCGCAGGTTTCCCAGAAGAAAACCTGTTGCTGaagctggggacagaggggagaAAACCATCTGGAGTCACATCTCTGAATCAGAGGGGTGTTCCCTTCTGCAGCCCTCGCCCTCCGTCGCCACGAGCGGGTGGGAGATGCACGCACCTAAGCTCAGCGCAACGCCAGTGCCCCGGTGCGTGATGGACAtcgccatgggcagggaccaCCTGCAAAACAACCAACCTTGTCAGCAAAACAGGGCACAGCACCAGGAAGACCTCTGAGGCTGCAGGACAAAGCACAGTCCGTCTATTCCTagacagctctgtgctgctgggcgGGTATTTCTGCACTCAGAGTTATTCAAGGAATCCAGCCAGAGCAAAAGGGGAGAGATGGGGGAATTTGCAGAGGCAGCTTGGGAATGGCAAATGCCACTGGCACGGGTTTGAGAAGGAGAAGGGCGTCTGCTGAGAAAGCTTAAAGGGAGATGAAGCAGGAGAAGACTGTAAGGCTCCTGCAGTTTAGGAATAACAGCAGGGTTTGGGCATAAATGAGAGAACCTGGAAAAGTGACAGAGGTGGCCCCAAAGAAGCAGTCAGCTCTCTGAGGAGGGAACCAGAGCCCAGAGTTGGCCTCCTGTGTCTGCCCTTGGCGACCGCCAGCTCCACAGTGGGACACGCCATTCTACGCAACTGCTCTCTGCGGAGGCAGCTGCCTTTCAACAAAATGCTGCCCTGCCCAAGCACCCCGAGGCATGGCTCTGAGGGACACTGTACCCCTCTGCAACACCCCGTCCGAAAACAGCGAGTGTCACCAGCTCTGTGGGGGAGACTGTGATTCCCCACGCACAGCTCAGACAGATCACAGCACAATGCAGAGGGTCTTCCCGTCCTCTGTCTGAAGTGACAGTGGAGACGTCCACAGCCCTCCCACCTAAGGGTGCCTCCAGGTATGGAGCTGCTGCATGCCAGAGCCTAGAGTGTGCCAGTGAGAAGCTGAGGAGGCCAAGAGGCTCTTACTTGTAAATGGTGATGTGAGGGGACAAGGGACGATTGGACTTGGTGTTCTTTTCCCAGAAGCGGGCCATCTCCTCCTTGGCTGTTGTTCCCATCGGGACTACACTGCAAAAGAAGAGGATACAGGAGGTGCAGGGAGATGGACAGTGGTTTACCACTGCCTGCTCCACCGGGCAGCAGCTTTCCATCCTGCAGGACATGAGCTCCTGGCTGACCTTGActacagcagcacaaagaagGCCCCAGCTGTGCGTGGAGCCAGGTGAGGAGAGGattgctgccagctctcccGAGTGAATAACAACAACATGCAGGATGGGAAGCTGCTGCACTGGAATCCacccagccagcagagctgagccaccccccatcccccacccccagcaccacccaAATCAGGATATCAGATAACACGTTATATAATACTGATAACATGCAACCTGCTCTTTACTGCCACAGTAATTGCACACTGTACCAAATAAAGAGCTTGTAATTTAACAATCCCAAGATTACACAGCAATTACACTTACAGCCcaatttagcagaaaataactatttctccttaagcccagcagcaggaggcacagGAACAAGAGAGTTTCTGTGGCTCCCAGCTCTCCTCAGGTGCAACGCTGTCATGCAGAGCAGCACGGAGGGGTGACAGGGGTACTGCTGCCCCCGTGAGAGACCCAGGCCCCcctcagcagccagccaggctctCCATTCATCCTCATCCAcaagccccagccccctcaTAAATAGGCTGTGCTTTCACGGTGGCGTGAGGTGGTAGATGCCCAGCCAACACATGGCACTGATTGACCAGAATTACTAAGCCGATGGAGCACACCAAAGCCTCAGATGGGATCCCTTGGGGAAGAACTTAATCCTGTTACTCTCAATAAAATCCTGGACTCACTGTCTCACAGAAAGGCTGGGACCAAGCCGAGCCAGCAGGCACCGCTGACCAACACATCTGcaagagaagacagaaaggcTTTGTGAGTGCCAAATAAACACCTGCAAATGCCAGCAAgatgcagctgggcaggggatCCGCCACTTCGTATCTTAAAATCAATCTTTATATGAGAGAATCTGGGCTGTTCCTCAACAAATCTTCTCTCACCTACACTGAGATCTACTATACTAGAGTCTGTAGATTCTGCCCAGGGGTTCGTTCTTTATGACACCCTGTAATTAGTCTGCTCAGCTATAACACTTTGTAAGTCAGACATAAACAGCACTCTAAGCTCACAGCTACACGGAGGCAGTTCATTTTTCACTCTCACTACAGCAATTATCAGGGCGGGTGGCACCAGGCACATCTGCCGAGCTACAAGGGAAGAGCTAGTCCAGGCCACTGCTCTCCGTGCATTCGAGATGAAGACATCgcctccccttcctccaaaCACTCAGCCTCATCACAGCATTTCACCACTGCCATTCGTTAAGCTCCAAGCACCGGCAAGATGGGAGGTCTCTGTCACAGTCCAGCGCAGGCAGCATTTCAGCTGCACCGAGGCTTGGGGCAGGAGGTGAAAAGGGATTTTGTGGTGCCCAAAGGAGTGGGAGCCGCTCTCTGCAGAGCAATTGTAGCAACTGCAACTCTGACATTCAATGGCATCTCTCCAGGATGGGAAGGAACaggcccccagcccagggcagctcGAGTGTCTGCAGATGCGGGCTGGAAtctgcagtgcctgctgctctccaggacAAAGCATAACAGGCACCGCTGCCTTTCCTTCGTCAGGAGGACGACGAGAACAAGGTGTGCAATAACGTCTGACATGCTCATCTGCAGCACAGCGACAAACACTAATTAATCTTCTCAAATGCACAAGCATCTGtaccagcatctcctgctgttTCATTAACAGCAGTAGATAAACGAagctctgctgctcttcagttGTCTTGCAGCCAGTCTCAAGGACGTGGAAGGAAGAACATCTGGAGGTCAGCTCTTCGCCAGGtgtaaatgcaaaacaaaagtcATTATTATTAACCACTCCAAGTTCCTGTGTAAATGATCATTAGGACGTTTCCTTTCAAATTCCTCCCTTGTGTTCAAAGGCTAGACTTGAAACACAGCAGGTTTTTAGGAAGGCATCCCGGCTGGGTGCATGAATTTTTGGCAATGCAGAATCCACTCCATGCTGCAGTGCAACATTTCCACTAGAAAACCCTCTTTGAACTGTCTTGAGTCTATCAGCACCCTCTCTGAAGCACAGCCTGACAGCTGGTCGAGAGCTTCATGAGGACACAgcaggggctgagcccagccaAACCTCCACCAAGCCCACCATCACAACCAAAAGCATCTGACAATGGATCCCCAAAGAAAAGTCTCAGGAAACTGCGCAGGGGGAGCACCCTGCACAGCTCATGCACTTCCCAAGCCAGAGGGTTTCGGTCCATAACAAGTGGCCTTTTCCACCATGAAATCACATTGCCACCTCCAGACCCCCGCCAGCTTTCCACACAAATTCTCACAGCTTAGTCAGACACAGAGAACCTGCTCCCTGCTTGTCCCAAGCCCCCCAGACCAGACGGGCCAGCCACCATCTCCCAGTTCCTGGGCAGGGGAAAGGAGGTGAACAATAAATCTCTACCCACAGACCATTAATGATTTATACACCTCACTCACGCCCCCCTTCAGTCCTCTTTTCCAGGTTAAAAGGCCCGATCTGTTTAATCTCTCTCTGCACAGAAGCCACTCCATACCTCTCCTCAGGACTGAGGCAATG of Falco rusticolus isolate bFalRus1 chromosome 19, bFalRus1.pri, whole genome shotgun sequence contains these proteins:
- the SDHC gene encoding succinate dehydrogenase cytochrome b560 subunit, mitochondrial — encoded protein: MAALALRCVGQRCLLARLGPSLSVRHVVPMGTTAKEEMARFWEKNTKSNRPLSPHITIYKWSLPMAMSITHRGTGVALSLGVSLFGLAALLLPEQFPHYLAMVKSLSLGPALIYSAKFALTFPFSYHTWNGIRHLAWDMGKGFKIPQVNQSGVLVLILTLLSSAGLAAM